In the Leishmania infantum JPCM5 genome chromosome 8 genome, TCATGAAAGCCTCGTGCAGGCGGCCCTCTTCGTGCGGGATGCGGTGGCACATGTCCTCGTAGTAGACAAGCccgagccgctgcgcgtcgTTCAAGTGGAACTTGGACTTGTCAGCACAGACCACGAGATTCGACGGCTTGCCGCTGTCCTTGTTGCTCATGTCGAGCTCCCCTGCCTTGATGGCGTAgtcgcgaagctgcgcgacgGTGCTGATGCCGTACTTCTTGAAGTAGTCGATAGCGGTGCGCGGGCCGACGCCGTGCACCTGTGTGAGCTCTCGGATGGCGCGAATGATGGGCTTCGCCTCCTGccggtgcagctcctccaagCCACCCGTCACCAGGATTTCGATTACTTTCTCCCGCAGCTTCGTCCCCAGGCCTGGGATGAGGTTGTCGGAGGAGAGCACAAGACTGCGTTTCGCCCGGttgcgctccacctcctccacgcgcTTCTTCTGCGCCGCGGGGTCGTCCTTGTAGAGCGCCTCGATTATCGCCTTTTTCTTCGGGTCTTCCtcgggcagcggcagcaagttcggcggcagcagctgaaaTACCTTGTCGCCGCGCTTGAAGCGTTCTACCGTGCGCCCGTACAACTGCGACTTGAAGCGCTCGCCGAGGGCACTGTTGATCTGCGTCAGCTGCTCAAATATCTGCACGACGCGCTCGCGGTAGTCGGGGAAGAAGAGCGTGTCCTTCGAATTCGCACCTTTGCCGCCCTTgccaccgttgctgctgccgctactGCCGGCATGATTGCCCGATCCGttagcgctgctgccgccactggCGCCGTAAGCTACCTTCGAGACGCCGGCACTCTGaagcagctcctgctgctgcgatgcgcggccggcggcgagggcagaTGGAGAGTGCGACTTCGGCGTCGCatgggcagcggcatcgtcgcACGCCTGCGGTGCTAGCGAGAACTCGTCATCGATGACCTCCGGCTTTGACACcagctccaccgctgctgccattgccgccgccacatccGCCTCTCGATCTGCGTCACTGGCAGGATCCTCGACCTCAGCAGCCTTGGTCGGCTCCGCCACGGGTGCAacggacgctgctgcagccatGGCAACCCTGTGCCCGCTATTTTTCCTTGCCGCCGATCCGCCACGCTTGCCACCCTTCTTGGTGATACGGCTCTTCGACTTGGCACCACCTGCGACGGCTGCCTCGTCGCTCTGCGCCGGCTTTTCCGGTAGAGGCGCAGCCGCTATCGGTGACGACGCAGACGCTTCAAGCGAAGCCGACTTCTTTCCTTGCAGCAGACGTCGGCGCGGCGATGTCGGCGAAGGTGCAGACGACTTaggcgccgtcaccgccgctgccccctcGTCGGccttggctgctgctgaggttGCCATAACGCCTGCTTCGTCTGCTGCCGGTGTGGCGGTGGAAAGGAGGGCTTGCGGGGACAGCGTGAGCccccgctgcagctgccagcggcgacgaACGATCTGCGCGGCGAGACGCTTTTTCAAGGCAAGAGAGGAGATCCCCTTCGCGGCGTCGACGGTATCGAAGAGCCTCTTGAACGAGTCCGCCGGCCGCGGTGTCGTTGCCGTCTTCCCATcgtccgcagcagccgccatgggtggtggtggtggtgccgccactaccgctgccgaggccgcggcgacggcggcaggtGCAAGAAGTCTCTTCTTCATCCGTTTGCCTCCAGCCCGCTCCCTGTTCCTGGGCGCGCGAGAGGCAGCAGTGGAGCTGATGGCCTCTGCTGGACCTTCGCCGTCGGCATCCGTCTTCGGCTCCAACGACTCCACCTCGGCGGTGGGAGCGCATGGCACCTTAGTGTCTGCACTCGTGATGGtcgtggtcgtggtggtggtcttGCTCGCGGGCTTGTGGGACGTTGCCGCAGTGAGAAGCGAGAAGGACGCCAACGTGGCCCCtcctgccgtcgccgcgccagTCGCTGGTGCttgccctgcagcgcctATAACGCCCTCAGCGACCGCCTTGGCCACAGAAGCCGCGATGGCGTCTTCTACCAGAGTGCTGGCGGCAGCTGTCGGTGCCttggcgcgcagccgcttgCCACTTCGGGTGCGTGAGCTGGCTCGCCTGAGCCGACCACTGGGTCGAGCACCACCATCCTCGCTGATTTCATCTGGATTCTTGTCCACATCAGCAGCACTACCGTCCTTGTAATTGTCCAGAACGACTCCCGAGCTCCTCGCGTTCGCCGGCTCCTCGACGTATTTCTGCCTCGCTTGCCGCGCTATACGTttcctgctgccgctgctcacgcGCCCCTCAACAGCGTCGGCATCGGACGCGACCACACGACCAGTGGCATCCAGGTGCTGTGGGGCCGGCGGCAGGGCTGCGGCTCTCACCGGGTCGACTGAGGGTGTGCCACCTTCCCCTTCAACGGCGCCTGCCGTCAATGAAGATGCGAGGTTAGGGTTGACAGCGACAGATGGCACCACTGTGACGCCGGCAGTCACGACCTCGtccgcctcggcgtcgccaGCAGAGGCAGCCGTGACGGTAccagctccgctgcgcctcgagcGCCTTTTATTTAGGCCTCGCGATAGCCTTTCGCGTGAGACCGCAGCGGCCATTTTGATTGCCTCGGCTGGCGCCTCTGCTAAcagcgtcgcagcagcagggctagaagcggcagcaggagctgcagcaacagcgacCAGCTCCACAGTCgtctccaccgccgcgcggcggccccTGGTACCCCTCTTTGCCGTgccgcttttccttttgcgGCAAGGCGAGGGCATCTCAGCGGCAACGACAGCCGTCACGGATGGTGCGGGCACCGACTCAGCAGCATCCGCCTCGCCAGCTGGCTGAGGGGTCGTCGAAGGCTTATTAGCGGATTTGCCAAAGCCGTTGAggtgagcggcagcggtgaccACCGGTGGCTCCGCCTCGGCTTCGGTATCGCCCAATGCACACAGGCGCGCATCTGTCACCGCTGCGTCACTGCTCTTGACCGCTCGTCGCCTGAGCGGTTCGCTGGATGTGTTTGATGGGTTGACCAGCACAGACGCCGGCACAACAGGATCGACAACGGAGAAGCTGCCGTTCGCGCCATCCCCGAGCGGCGCATTGAGGGGCGGcgtggtcgccgccgctgccgtcgccgagaCACGGCCGCGCTTGCGatgagcgccgcggcgatggcgcaaCTTCGTCCCCGTTGacaaggcggcgacggcagcagcagcagaagcagcggcagcagttgCATCAGCTGATGTGCTCGTCGTGCTCGAAACGCCGCGGCACTGCGCTGTTAGCGACGCCGCTACCGCCGATGAGGCAGGCAGGAACGCAGAGGGCCCTGGCAGACGCCTAGCAccgcgccgccacgtcgaAGACAACCGCGGCGGCCCATGAATGAGACGCTGGCCGTCGGCGCACGACAGAGATGCCGCAACGAGAGCGGCGGCCACTACGCAGAGTGGGtcagcacggcggcgacggagacTCCACCCTGTGCGCGGCACAGCCGAGCTGAGGAAAATCCGCATTCGCTTTTTTCGCTTTCTCGGCTAAAAATTTCGTTgttgggagggagggcttGAACGGTGATGGCTGGACCTCTGGATAGTGTATGGGGTGTcggtgcctgtgtgtgtttgtgtaaGTGTAGGTGTGAAGGGGGCACCGTGGCggaagcagcaccggcacccgCACAAGCTCCCCCTTCTATTCGGCGCCCTGTCTTCGTTTCTGATGCGTGCGGGAGtgggtgcgcatgcgcacacctacatgtgtgtatgcgtgtatgtgtgcggcTTTCTCGCGGTGTGTGGAAGGCCTCGAGCTTCTCGTGTATTTTACGCCGATGCGTCcgctcagctgctgcgcagaaCGCACGGGCGCCTACAAGCAcccgcggtggcgacggcggggaggaagagagagagaccgacGGGCTCAGACTCGGCAACGCATGCACGCAGGTGCTGGACAGCCGCCGTACCAGTGCTTCAGCCGCGTACGTGCCCCTCGCCCCCCAGCTTTatcgcgcacacacacacacaagcacgtcGACGTCGCGGTTGTCGGCGGGGCTACGCTTGCTacagccacggcggccgcgcacgtTGCGTTCCTCCGACGTCCTCTCGGAACTTCTTCTATGGAGTTGTAGCACCGCTTCTCCCTCACGCACTGCACGCCACCATTCACCCACGCCGATGTGCCGGACTTCGTCGTGGCGATGATGGCAGTTGCCGTGACGTGCCGCTGTGACTGTGtattttgttgttgctgtcgtGCGTGCCGTGGACGCGAAACCGGTTAACGTGCTcgtcggcgtgcgtgcgcacgcaaaACGGGAATGGAAACCGAAGCAAGAGGGTGACGGCTGCTGTGTGGGGAAAGGAAAAACGTCGAGACGACTgcgtcacgcacgcacgagcgGGATAGCCGGATGGCGATGGTGAGGCGGtagggggggagggggaagcggTGAAAGCCCTTCGTCGTCTATGCACAAGTGTAGATCACTTCCTTTTACGTCTATGCGCgtatgcgtgtctgtctcaCAATGCGTACGGCCAGCTCGGGGCGTGGGTGTGGAGAGAGCCGGTGGGGCAGGGgggggtgcgtgtgcggcagagaaaagggctgcgcctccaccttCCTCCTTGTCTTGTCGATGTGGTAGCGGCGATACGAGTGATGGGcggcaacgaaaaaaaaaaaaaggtggagCGGagacacaggcacgcgcCAGATAGAGTCCCGTGAAGAATCgggagtgtgtgcgtgaggacCTGTGCAGGCGCGTAtgcggcgccactgctgcgtgtgcgtgctttaCCTGCTGTGCCTCAACCCTCTTGTGCTTTTCACTCGCCTGCGTTGACCACCTCACGTCTGTTCACTGCGCGGATGTGGTGCGTGAAAGCGCGGCGAGGGATGAGGCGGCAAgtggaagagagcgagagagcgcggTTTACGCATGTCATAtagatgtgtgcgtgcgcgggaGAAAGCGAGTAAGCGAGAagggaggaaagaggagggcagTCAGTGAAAGCGtgcacaaagaaaaaagaaggaacgtcgagcgtcgcggcagcgaccgatgcgcacacgtgcatcGCAGCACCAGGAAGCGAAGAGTGAGAcggggaaagggagggggaaggggggggcggagaAGTAAaccgcacacgtacacacacgcgcaggcaaTCAGCAGGCACGCGCGGCTTGTGCGATGGCGGGACGACCTGATCGGCCACCTACagcctctcccccctccctgtccACCGCCCATCACCTCCGCAAAAGTAATGATGCACGCCGCGTCACGCGAAAGGAtagaggcggaggagaacgcTACTCATCATCTTCCTCGCCCACCCGCTCCAAGTTATCCTTGCCTTATCAGTGCCCGTTGCATGGTAGGTGAACGAACGGCATGCCGAGagctcgccctcccctcccctcccccttcggCATGCGTGCATTCCTTCCTGAATAccgaagggggaggggaggggagggcgagctCGCGGCATGCCTTAGTCGCATTATTAGAAGGCATACCTGGCGCGTCGCGCActcgccctctccgctgTTGCTCGATATCTTCTTTTACGCCGACTCGTCGTAAGCCGCcctctgcgctgctgcaccgctcgTGTTGCTGTCGATACCGGCTGGCGCACTCGAAGCCGTCGTTGATGGAGTAGCGGGCGacttccgctgctgctgctgctgcttctgcggacgaccaccactaccatcaccgccgcctccgccgctgcgcatccgcTGCGTTGTGCCGCTTCCCCACGAGTCGTactcctccagcagccgcacgagTGTCGGCGTGAGTCGCGGCACGAGCCCGCGCTGCATATCGCTAAACGACACAAACATAAGATCGAAGGCGAAGGACATGTTCGCGTAAGGCGATGCGGCCGCGTCGTCCGTAGCGatgtgtggcggcggcagtggccggCTTGCGTCCGCTGTCTGCTCAGCATCCCGCTCCCATttgctgcggccgctctcCTGCCTCAAAGCCTTTGATAAAGCTTTTCCTGCCAGCCCCTGCTGCTCGCCAGGGCTGCTTGACCTTGGCGCACTTGCGCTCGCTAGGCCGCCGCTGACATGGTCGGCAGGGTTCTGTGTCTCCGCAGCAGTCACCGCCGACGtcgcggccaccgcggcggaggctCGCGTGCGGCGTTGGCAGACGAGGTCCGCCGACCGTCCCCCCAGCTGCTCCTCTGACAAGCCTGGCAGTTTTGGGTAGCGCTGCGAGAAGTGATTCAAGACGATGAACTCCGCCCGCACCGCAACGCCGATGCGGAGTGCCTCGGGAAGCGTCGAGTGCTTCTTGCGAACCGCCTCGCCTTCGAACCCGGGCCCGAACGTCGCTTCGTGCAAGAGAATGAAGACTGGCGAAGaaagcgacgacggcgacgtcgaaGTAGGCAGTCGCGGTAGCGCTGCTTCTCGAATCCTATCCATGCTGCCGCTTGCGTTCGCCTTCGCCACGAgggccgccctccccccctcgAGAGCGCTGCCTGAGTCGGCTTCGTCAGGCACGACCCCATCCTGGATGGTGAGTTCGGTGTAGTCAGCGCATCTTGGCAGCCGACtcggcgccgacgtggcAAAGGCCCAACTGCGTTCTACCAAAAAGGACGACGGGCGTGTGTCACCtgagaagagcagcacacgAGAGCTGTCAGGGACACGCGAGAGCGGCTCTTGGCTGCGCTGTCGTCCAGTCGCAGCCTCAGCCGCGTCTGGGTTGGCCGTGCGGGGTCCGCcgtcctccgccgcctcgccacaCACGCCGTGCATGCCCTGCTCCTTCATCAATGAGCAGAAGGGAAAACGCAAGAGAAGCGCGTGGGCGTTGGCGGGGTGATCCACGGTGATCACCTCCGCGTCCCACCAGATGTTGCCCTTCaccgatgctgccgctgccttcaTCGAGGTGCCTGCCAGCGGTTCAGAGGAAGATGGCAGGGGCGAGTCGGAGGggggctgccgctggtggtgccggATGCCGACTGCGATGGCCTGGTTCCACATAGTGAGGTGcgcttgcagcagcggcatcggtACAACATGCTGTTGCTCTGGCTGGTTGTTGGAAGCGTGAAGAGCGTGACGGTCATGACGGAATCGATGCGTGAACGATGCAGCACGACGTGAGTCTAcaccgccatcaccgacAGCGTCTTGGTCGCGCTCCGTGCCATCCGCACTGTCTGGAACGTTGTTgtccgcgacggcggtggccgctTGGAGCTTTTCCTGGCGcccgtgcggcgcagcatcgccctcttcggccgccagcgcgtcgGGCCACCGGCCCTCCCTGCGAAGGCCACTGAAGGATGGCGGCATCAGATCAAAGACGCACTCTTCATGAAGCCATGTCGTGTAGGGTGGCGTGCTGCCCCAGGCGTCCATCATGAACGCGTAGACCTCTGTCGGGCACACGATAAGTAGTtttggcgccggcggcagcgcggatGGG is a window encoding:
- a CDS encoding putative mitochondrial DNA polymerase beta-PAK, translated to MRIFLSSAVPRTGWSLRRRRADPLCVVAAALVAASLSCADGQRLIHGPPRLSSTWRRGARRLPGPSAFLPASSAVAASLTAQCRGVSSTTSTSADATAAAASAAAAVAALSTGTKLRHRRGAHRKRGRVSATAAAATTPPLNAPLGDGANGSFSVVDPVVPASVLVNPSNTSSEPLRRRAVKSSDAAVTDARLCALGDTEAEAEPPVVTAAAHLNGFGKSANKPSTTPQPAGEADAAESVPAPSVTAVVAAEMPSPCRKRKSGTAKRGTRGRRAAVETTVELVAVAAAPAAASSPAAATLLAEAPAEAIKMAAAVSRERLSRGLNKRRSRRSGAGTVTAASAGDAEADEVVTAGVTVVPSVAVNPNLASSLTAGAVEGEGGTPSVDPVRAAALPPAPQHLDATGRVVASDADAVEGRVSSGSRKRIARQARQKYVEEPANARSSGVVLDNYKDGSAADVDKNPDEISEDGGARPSGRLRRASSRTRSGKRLRAKAPTAAASTLVEDAIAASVAKAVAEGVIGAAGQAPATGAATAGGATLASFSLLTAATSHKPASKTTTTTTTITSADTKVPCAPTAEVESLEPKTDADGEGPAEAISSTAASRAPRNRERAGGKRMKKRLLAPAAVAAASAAVVAAPPPPPMAAAADDGKTATTPRPADSFKRLFDTVDAAKGISSLALKKRLAAQIVRRRWQLQRGLTLSPQALLSTATPAADEAGVMATSAAAKADEGAAAVTAPKSSAPSPTSPRRRLLQGKKSASLEASASSPIAAAPLPEKPAQSDEAAVAGGAKSKSRITKKGGKRGGSAARKNSGHRVAMAAAASVAPVAEPTKAAEVEDPASDADREADVAAAMAAAVELVSKPEVIDDEFSLAPQACDDAAAHATPKSHSPSALAAGRASQQQELLQSAGVSKVAYGASGGSSANGSGNHAGSSGSSNGGKGGKGANSKDTLFFPDYRERVVQIFEQLTQINSALGERFKSQLYGRTVERFKRGDKVFQLLPPNLLPLPEEDPKKKAIIEALYKDDPAAQKKRVEEVERNRAKRSLVLSSDNLIPGLGTKLREKVIEILVTGGLEELHRQEAKPIIRAIRELTQVHGVGPRTAIDYFKKYGISTVAQLRDYAIKAGELDMSNKDSGKPSNLVVCADKSKFHLNDAQRLGLVYYEDMCHRIPHEEGRLHEAFMKLRMRKYLGKDYELVVCGSYRRQVESAGDIDVLITHKRSATEGGGRPLLPPSEVLGSFLAGLKADKYIEATLAQGPTKFMGLCRLRAMGTESVSAATGKGKTAKTNGKAPTKFRARRLDVRYVDSDSFPAAMLYFTGSKNFNVIMRSEAIKKHCVLNEYGLFRKPTRKQMQHYSVVQKNPDMSFHDMITRLARFDLSAIKDEENELASGSSAEAGGGASGATAAGSGASGDADGAASKKVTAAFKKIKKKGKEKTKQELAELREMAKIVERQRVKACTEREIFEALGMDYVPPKDRSV